In Caldisalinibacter kiritimatiensis, the following proteins share a genomic window:
- the yyaC gene encoding spore protease YyaC, with protein MNTKNLEIHFKDKSASEILSEYLRPFCTQSTILLCIGTDKCIGDCLGPLVGTLLEKSSFPLPIYGTLNSPVHAINLKEKIKEIKKRHPFSFVIAIDACLSSSENIGTIEIRHSPIFPGKGIGKTLPPVGDLSIIGIVDSVRKDKSLSLHSIRLSFVMDMAEVIVKSLLDATDRKSD; from the coding sequence ATGAATACGAAAAATTTAGAAATTCATTTTAAGGATAAATCTGCATCTGAAATATTGAGTGAATACCTTCGGCCATTTTGTACACAAAGTACAATACTTCTTTGTATTGGTACTGACAAATGCATTGGAGATTGTCTAGGCCCTTTAGTTGGAACTCTTCTTGAAAAGTCTTCTTTTCCTTTGCCTATTTACGGTACACTAAACTCTCCTGTTCACGCTATTAACTTAAAAGAGAAAATAAAGGAAATAAAAAAAAGGCACCCTTTTAGCTTTGTTATAGCTATAGATGCCTGCCTTAGTAGTTCTGAAAATATAGGTACTATTGAAATAAGACATAGTCCTATTTTCCCTGGGAAAGGTATAGGAAAAACCTTACCTCCTGTTGGGGACTTATCTATTATTGGAATAGTAGATAGTGTAAGAAAAGATAAATCCTTATCTCTTCATTCTATAAGATTATCCTTTGTTATGGATATGGCGGAAGTTATAGTAAAAAGTCTTTTAGATGCTACAGATAGAAAAAGTGACTAA
- a CDS encoding Spo0E family sporulation regulatory protein-aspartic acid phosphatase has translation MCDKLLQKQKEKIERLRNELNAYIATDYNPDKLYEMSTNLDKEINIYLKYKQLSKEINN, from the coding sequence TTGTGTGATAAGCTGTTACAAAAGCAAAAAGAAAAAATCGAACGACTAAGAAATGAGCTAAATGCATATATAGCAACTGACTATAACCCTGATAAATTATATGAAATGAGTACGAACCTAGACAAGGAAATCAATATTTACTTAAAATATAAACAGCTATCAAAAGAAATAAATAATTAG